Proteins from a genomic interval of Sulfurimonas sp. HSL3-2:
- a CDS encoding DEAD/DEAH box helicase, which yields MPFSKLGLSKNLLLSIKKSGFTDPTPIQEKVIPLVLNRDDVIAKAQTGSGKSASFVLPILELLSREEYEGKAKIKVLVLTPTRELTLQIVEAFNTFGADLPKKPKVVGVIGGESIGDQLFAIQKGCDVLVATSGRFVDILSKKQMNLSYVEFFVLDEADKMLDLGFAEELDQILVELPQKRHNLLFSATYPPKMQEIASRITQNPTMVSIEHEEPTVQNITQRVIEVNPENRAPLLRHLLSTENWESVLVFMSGKRAADNIAAKFRKHGFKAESFHGDLHQEDRNYTLDSFKKKEFNILFATDLVARGLDINDITCVINFDLPRSPADYIHRIGRTARAGKKGIAISFIGHEDAQHFRLIEKRSGIKLQREQIEGFELTGEPIKKEKGPAPVKGKGKSKKDKAREKALKEQK from the coding sequence ATGCCATTTTCCAAACTGGGACTTTCAAAGAACTTACTACTTTCAATCAAAAAAAGCGGCTTTACAGACCCTACTCCTATTCAGGAAAAAGTGATCCCACTTGTACTAAACAGAGATGATGTCATAGCAAAAGCTCAGACGGGAAGCGGTAAAAGCGCCAGCTTTGTCCTGCCGATACTTGAGCTTTTATCTCGTGAAGAGTATGAGGGCAAAGCAAAGATAAAAGTCCTTGTTCTTACTCCCACAAGAGAGCTCACTCTGCAGATAGTCGAAGCGTTCAATACATTTGGTGCAGATTTGCCTAAAAAACCGAAGGTCGTAGGCGTGATCGGCGGTGAGAGCATAGGCGATCAGCTCTTTGCCATACAAAAGGGCTGCGATGTTCTGGTAGCGACCTCAGGCAGATTTGTAGACATCCTCAGCAAAAAGCAGATGAACCTCTCTTATGTCGAGTTCTTCGTTCTTGATGAAGCAGACAAGATGCTTGACCTTGGATTTGCCGAAGAGCTTGACCAGATCCTTGTAGAACTGCCGCAAAAGCGTCATAACCTGCTTTTCTCTGCGACATATCCGCCAAAGATGCAGGAGATTGCTTCAAGGATCACACAAAACCCTACCATGGTCTCCATAGAGCATGAAGAACCGACTGTACAAAACATCACGCAGCGCGTCATAGAGGTCAATCCCGAAAATAGAGCTCCTCTTCTCAGACATCTGCTAAGCACGGAAAATTGGGAAAGCGTGCTAGTGTTTATGTCGGGTAAAAGAGCCGCTGACAATATCGCCGCAAAGTTTAGAAAACACGGGTTTAAAGCGGAGTCGTTTCACGGTGACCTGCATCAGGAAGACCGTAACTATACACTTGATTCTTTTAAGAAAAAAGAGTTCAACATCCTTTTTGCAACCGACTTAGTGGCAAGAGGACTTGATATAAACGACATCACCTGTGTCATAAACTTCGACCTTCCACGCTCACCTGCTGACTATATCCACCGCATCGGTAGAACGGCAAGAGCAGGAAAGAAAGGGATCGCCATCTCTTTTATCGGACATGAAGATGCACAGCACTTCCGTCTTATAGAAAAACGCTCAGGCATAAAACTCCAAAGAGAACAGATAGAGGGGTTCGAGCTCACTGGTGAGCCTATCAAAAAAGAGAAAGGCCCTGCTCCTGTTAAGGGCAAAGGCAAAAGTAAAAAAGACAAAGCCAGAGAAAAAGCACTTAAAGAGCAGAAGTAG
- a CDS encoding di-trans,poly-cis-decaprenylcistransferase codes for MKQALHVAIIMDGNGRWAEKRGEKRVKGHEQGAKVVREITEYCAAHKEIERLTLYAFSTENWKRPRLEVEFLMKLLEKYLKNELEVYIKNNIRFEPIGDTRAFSASLQKLIKEVKQKTAHCDGLVQSLALNYGSHDEILRAVNKLRDEKKDITNEMLSNALDCKHQVDVMIRTGGDHRISNFLLWQISYAELFFTDTLWPDFSTKELKNIMEEFTKRERRFGGLN; via the coding sequence ATGAAACAGGCTTTACATGTAGCGATCATCATGGACGGAAACGGACGCTGGGCAGAAAAGCGTGGAGAAAAAAGAGTCAAAGGACATGAGCAGGGAGCAAAAGTCGTACGCGAGATAACAGAATATTGTGCCGCTCATAAAGAGATAGAGAGACTCACTCTTTACGCTTTTTCGACTGAAAACTGGAAACGTCCGCGCCTGGAAGTCGAGTTTTTGATGAAGCTTTTGGAAAAATACCTCAAAAACGAGCTGGAAGTCTATATAAAAAACAATATCAGGTTTGAACCGATCGGTGATACCAGAGCATTTTCTGCATCTTTACAGAAGCTGATAAAAGAGGTAAAACAAAAGACTGCCCACTGTGACGGTCTGGTACAAAGCCTTGCACTAAACTACGGATCTCACGATGAGATACTACGCGCAGTCAACAAACTAAGAGATGAGAAAAAAGATATAACAAACGAGATGTTATCTAATGCTCTTGATTGTAAACATCAGGTAGACGTTATGATCAGGACCGGCGGTGACCATAGGATATCGAACTTTCTTCTTTGGCAGATAAGCTATGCCGAACTGTTTTTTACTGACACTTTATGGCCTGACTTTAGTACGAAAGAGTTAAAGAACATTATGGAAGAATTTACAAAAAGAGAACGCAGGTTCGGAGGATTAAATTAA
- the coaBC gene encoding bifunctional phosphopantothenoylcysteine decarboxylase/phosphopantothenate--cysteine ligase CoaBC → MVIPSDLLKGKKVLLGVTGSIAIYKSLELVRLLTKAGADVRVVMSDAAKKFVTPLTFETLSTNKVLDEQSESWSDDHNHIKTTQWADIFVIAPCSANTIAKLANAIADNMLLQCALAFSGKKIISPSANTNMLSNPITQANLKMLAIANYEVISTQTKELACKTVGDGAMAEPIEIFWHITKELLKEEFWEDRRVIVTGGGTLEKIDDVRYISNFSSGKMASALATALFCKGADVNLIATKFDTDLPKSMHKIDVSSSEEMQEFVTDSVRIAKKGKLSKPSLITDKPIELIQKEPYLFMAAAVSDYVPAYAQNGKLKKEMLGSSWNLELKQNVDILKSLDKDGIKVVGFKAEMDAANAKANATSLITNKGVDAVCLNVLSDDKSFGTDDNEIEFITKKNSVTLPRTNKLSLSFQILENAKEL, encoded by the coding sequence ATGGTTATACCGTCTGATCTATTAAAAGGTAAAAAAGTACTTTTAGGAGTCACCGGCTCTATTGCTATCTATAAATCGCTCGAGCTTGTACGACTACTGACAAAAGCGGGAGCAGATGTAAGAGTAGTGATGAGTGATGCGGCAAAAAAATTCGTGACTCCTCTTACTTTTGAGACACTTTCTACGAACAAAGTACTGGATGAACAAAGTGAATCTTGGTCGGATGACCATAACCACATAAAAACGACTCAGTGGGCAGATATCTTTGTTATCGCTCCGTGCAGTGCAAATACCATAGCAAAACTGGCTAACGCGATTGCCGACAATATGCTGCTTCAATGCGCTCTAGCATTTAGCGGTAAAAAGATCATTTCACCGTCTGCAAACACGAATATGCTCTCAAACCCTATAACTCAGGCAAACCTGAAGATGCTTGCCATTGCAAACTATGAAGTGATCTCGACGCAGACGAAAGAACTTGCTTGCAAGACTGTCGGTGACGGTGCCATGGCTGAACCCATAGAGATCTTCTGGCATATTACAAAAGAACTTCTAAAAGAGGAGTTTTGGGAAGACAGACGCGTTATAGTGACAGGCGGAGGAACGCTAGAGAAGATAGACGATGTACGTTATATCTCCAATTTTTCAAGCGGTAAGATGGCAAGTGCGCTTGCGACTGCCCTGTTTTGTAAAGGCGCGGATGTTAACCTTATAGCTACAAAATTCGATACCGACCTTCCAAAATCTATGCATAAGATAGATGTGAGCTCAAGTGAAGAGATGCAGGAGTTTGTGACCGACTCGGTTCGTATCGCAAAAAAAGGCAAGCTTTCAAAACCGTCACTTATCACGGATAAACCGATAGAACTCATCCAAAAAGAGCCATATCTGTTTATGGCAGCGGCTGTTAGCGACTATGTCCCGGCATATGCACAAAACGGCAAACTGAAAAAAGAGATGCTTGGAAGCTCTTGGAACTTAGAACTAAAACAAAATGTCGACATCTTAAAGAGTCTAGACAAAGATGGGATAAAAGTAGTCGGTTTTAAAGCTGAGATGGATGCTGCCAATGCAAAAGCAAATGCAACTTCGCTTATAACGAACAAAGGAGTCGATGCCGTTTGTCTGAATGTTTTATCCGACGATAAAAGCTTTGGAACAGATGATAACGAGATAGAGTTCATTACAAAGAAAAACTCTGTCACACTTCCCCGTACAAACAAACTTTCACTCTCATTTCAGATACTGGAGAATGCAAAAGAGCTATGA
- a CDS encoding cation:proton antiporter, with protein MQAHDFFLVLFLILIVARILGEVFARLGIPSVLGELFAGVLLGSSVLGIIEPNEILKILAEIGIILLLFEVGIETDFTRLKNAGTKSLVVAVLGVILPLSFGLLISYYLFGLAFDISLFIGGTLTATSIGITLRVLRDIHMENTNIAQIVIGAAVIDDIIGIILLVFIYDFSISHEANFKHTISVAGMVLMFLVLAPILAKTLSFLIHKFHGRHLVPGYIPTIIISLILLFAYLSHLVGAPAILGSFAAGVALSRRFFLPFGAFLSTNELLLDEVRKNMTPIIQIFTPIFFVMVGLSMDLKVIDFTSPSFWMMALTFVSIAFITKFIGAFFIIQSCARNNALIGISMIPRGEVGLIFAEMGRVNGILPNEIYAMLIFVIIATTVIPPFLLKKYFKAECV; from the coding sequence ATGCAAGCACATGACTTTTTTTTAGTACTTTTTTTAATCCTCATCGTAGCCAGAATATTGGGGGAGGTCTTTGCCAGACTCGGCATCCCTTCCGTTCTCGGCGAACTTTTTGCGGGCGTACTGCTGGGCTCATCGGTACTAGGGATTATAGAACCGAATGAGATCCTCAAGATCCTTGCAGAGATAGGGATCATCCTGCTTTTGTTCGAAGTAGGGATAGAGACCGATTTCACGCGCTTGAAAAATGCCGGAACAAAGTCTTTGGTGGTCGCTGTCTTGGGTGTTATCCTCCCTCTTAGTTTCGGGCTTTTGATCTCCTACTATCTTTTCGGACTGGCTTTTGACATCTCTTTGTTTATAGGCGGTACGCTTACGGCGACGAGCATCGGTATCACACTTAGAGTACTGCGCGATATCCATATGGAAAATACCAACATAGCTCAGATAGTCATCGGTGCGGCGGTGATAGACGATATCATCGGTATCATCCTTTTAGTCTTTATATACGACTTTTCCATCTCTCACGAAGCGAACTTCAAACATACCATTTCAGTTGCAGGGATGGTCTTGATGTTCTTGGTACTTGCACCCATCTTGGCTAAGACGCTCTCATTTCTTATCCATAAGTTTCACGGCAGACATTTGGTGCCTGGTTACATCCCGACCATCATCATCTCTCTTATCCTGCTTTTTGCATACCTTTCGCATCTGGTAGGTGCACCTGCCATCCTTGGTTCTTTTGCAGCCGGCGTAGCGCTTTCACGAAGGTTCTTCCTTCCTTTTGGAGCATTTTTAAGTACGAACGAGTTGCTTCTTGACGAGGTAAGAAAGAACATGACGCCTATCATCCAGATATTTACGCCCATCTTCTTTGTCATGGTCGGTCTGTCGATGGATCTTAAAGTCATAGACTTCACGTCGCCTTCGTTTTGGATGATGGCGCTCACCTTTGTCTCCATCGCTTTTATTACCAAGTTCATAGGTGCTTTTTTCATCATCCAGAGCTGTGCAAGAAACAATGCGCTCATCGGTATCTCCATGATACCAAGAGGCGAAGTAGGGCTCATATTTGCAGAGATGGGAAGGGTCAACGGCATCCTGCCAAATGAGATATACGCCATGCTTATCTTCGTCATCATAGCTACTACGGTCATCCCTCCGTTCTTGCTTAAAAAGTATTTTAAAGCTGAGTGCGTCTAA
- a CDS encoding NfeD family protein produces the protein MSYFIWLILGVIAFVLEMMMPTFFALFAGIGFLVAAVVAYLQPESLFLQLIVASIFMIVGVIVFKRKQIADTETSEVGTHNEFIGIGGIVTTSLSSHTEGEVELLEPIVGSRRWPAVCLEGTLEAGTEIKITQLRGNTLVVEKK, from the coding sequence ATGTCATATTTTATCTGGTTGATACTCGGTGTCATAGCATTTGTCTTAGAGATGATGATGCCCACTTTTTTCGCGCTGTTTGCAGGCATAGGCTTTCTTGTGGCAGCAGTTGTGGCATATTTACAGCCTGAGTCACTTTTCTTGCAACTCATCGTCGCATCTATTTTTATGATCGTCGGTGTAATCGTATTTAAAAGAAAACAGATCGCCGATACTGAGACTTCGGAGGTCGGGACACACAATGAGTTCATCGGGATCGGGGGGATCGTCACAACTTCACTCTCATCACACACCGAAGGTGAAGTAGAACTTTTAGAGCCGATCGTAGGAAGCCGCCGATGGCCTGCTGTCTGTCTTGAAGGCACACTGGAAGCCGGTACGGAGATCAAGATCACACAACTTCGCGGGAACACTCTCGTCGTAGAAAAAAAATAA
- a CDS encoding SPFH domain-containing protein, translated as MDVGITFSLVLVVGVIYTLSRMVRIVPQGEEWVVERLGKYSKTLLPGLNILIPVVDSVSYQITTKELIQQTRDQEVITKDNAVVIISAVVFYRVTDPKKASYSISNFEKAVANMTTTTLRAVIGGMTLNDSLSQRDQIKAEVALKIRDSLSGWGLTLGNLEVQDIRPSASLQEAMERQAAADREREATILIADGEKKASIAKAEGQKEAAILEAQGRLEASKLEAQAKAELADGDRKAMIIVTQGLASGETAPHYLLAQRYIDSVKSLADSENSKVVFMPSDWQESLAGAVGSLGYLGSAMSNKQ; from the coding sequence ATGGATGTAGGTATCACATTTTCACTCGTTTTAGTCGTCGGAGTAATCTATACTCTTTCAAGAATGGTAAGAATCGTCCCTCAAGGTGAAGAGTGGGTAGTAGAGAGACTTGGGAAATACAGTAAGACCTTATTGCCGGGACTCAACATTCTTATCCCTGTCGTAGACTCTGTATCATACCAGATCACGACAAAAGAGCTTATCCAGCAGACTCGCGATCAAGAAGTGATCACAAAAGACAACGCCGTAGTCATCATCAGTGCAGTCGTCTTTTACCGTGTTACCGACCCGAAAAAAGCTTCATATTCGATCAGTAACTTTGAAAAAGCGGTAGCAAACATGACGACCACGACACTCCGTGCTGTCATTGGAGGAATGACGTTAAACGATTCACTTTCTCAACGTGATCAGATCAAAGCCGAAGTGGCGTTAAAGATCCGTGATTCACTCAGTGGCTGGGGTCTGACTCTTGGAAATCTAGAGGTTCAAGACATTCGTCCTAGTGCAAGTCTTCAAGAAGCGATGGAGCGTCAAGCTGCGGCTGACCGCGAAAGAGAAGCGACGATCCTGATCGCTGACGGAGAGAAAAAAGCATCTATCGCAAAAGCCGAAGGACAAAAAGAAGCTGCGATCCTAGAAGCTCAAGGAAGACTTGAAGCATCCAAACTTGAAGCACAAGCGAAAGCTGAACTGGCTGACGGAGATCGTAAAGCTATGATAATCGTGACGCAAGGACTGGCAAGCGGAGAGACAGCTCCACACTATCTTCTTGCCCAACGTTATATAGACAGTGTAAAAAGTCTAGCTGATTCAGAGAACTCTAAAGTCGTATTTATGCCTTCAGACTGGCAGGAAAGTCTGGCAGGTGCTGTCGGTTCACTCGGATATCTGGGAAGTGCGATGAGTAATAAACAATAA
- a CDS encoding HD domain-containing phosphohydrolase: MEYSLNIREVTYALSGALDFVGIDDTLHGKRVAYMAAELAKELSWDKALIDDIIFTGMLHDCGVSSTDVHTHLVTELDWNNSQVHSIRGEVLLKMTKAYKKFATYVRYHHTHWHDLPEALSDHEKEISNLIYLVDRVDALNAQMKSSGIKSMHSMQETINKYSDTMFSPRLVEGFLNVSSRDSFWFYLENEALEEYFTEWVEKGFDEDFSFEEVKEISLMFAAVVDAKSTFTSEHSIGVSNLSRYLADLFELPQESREKIELAGLLHDLGKLRVDDAILDKPSKLDTDERLIMNRHGFDSFIILRHIKGFKEIAHLASLHHETLDAKGYPYNLNPSDIPIEARIITVADIFQALIQERPYRQGLDMNEAYDILYQMCEDGKLDFTIVKKLKENLESCYEKAGIKYEIAQS, translated from the coding sequence GTGGAGTATTCATTAAATATACGAGAGGTGACGTATGCCCTCTCAGGAGCGCTTGATTTTGTCGGCATAGACGACACTCTGCATGGCAAAAGAGTGGCATATATGGCAGCTGAACTCGCTAAAGAACTATCTTGGGACAAAGCGCTTATCGATGATATCATCTTTACGGGTATGCTCCATGACTGCGGCGTCTCATCCACAGATGTCCATACCCACCTCGTGACAGAACTGGACTGGAACAACTCTCAGGTGCATTCTATCCGAGGAGAAGTTCTGCTAAAGATGACAAAAGCTTACAAGAAATTTGCCACTTATGTACGATATCACCATACTCACTGGCATGACCTGCCCGAAGCACTTAGCGACCATGAAAAAGAGATATCCAATCTTATCTATCTGGTAGACAGAGTAGACGCCCTCAACGCTCAGATGAAAAGCAGCGGAATCAAATCTATGCATTCGATGCAGGAAACCATAAATAAATATTCAGACACCATGTTTTCACCAAGACTGGTGGAAGGCTTTTTAAATGTCTCTTCCCGCGATTCCTTTTGGTTTTATCTTGAAAATGAAGCGTTGGAAGAATACTTTACTGAGTGGGTCGAAAAAGGTTTTGATGAGGACTTCTCATTTGAAGAGGTTAAAGAGATATCTCTCATGTTTGCCGCTGTCGTAGATGCAAAAAGTACGTTTACTTCTGAACATTCCATCGGCGTAAGCAACTTGTCGCGTTATCTGGCCGATCTGTTTGAACTGCCGCAAGAGAGCCGCGAGAAGATAGAACTGGCAGGATTGCTGCATGACCTTGGAAAACTGAGAGTCGATGACGCTATTTTAGATAAACCTTCAAAATTAGATACCGATGAAAGGTTGATAATGAACCGTCACGGATTTGATTCATTTATCATACTCAGACATATCAAAGGCTTTAAAGAGATAGCCCATTTGGCATCTCTTCATCATGAGACATTAGATGCCAAAGGATACCCCTATAATCTCAATCCATCAGATATCCCTATTGAAGCAAGAATCATAACTGTAGCCGATATATTTCAGGCTCTCATACAAGAAAGACCCTACAGACAAGGGCTTGATATGAATGAAGCCTATGATATCTTATACCAGATGTGTGAGGACGGAAAACTGGACTTTACTATCGTCAAGAAGTTAAAAGAGAATTTAGAGTCCTGCTATGAAAAAGCCGGTATCAAATATGAGATTGCACAGAGCTAA
- the metK gene encoding methionine adenosyltransferase has translation MYLFTSEVVSPGHPDKCADIIADSIVDAHIIADPNARVASEVFVAGKNVIIGGEVTSKANLTDKDYVKIVKDALAKIGYDGKSTFDRTQTLHPDDVKVQVLLNQQSPDINQGVDQEGGETGAGDQGIMFGFASNETADFMPSAITYARVLCEKVYHFALKHNHKLGVDIKTQVTMDYGTKENFENCEPQKIHTIVISAPSVENMDITEVRALLKGMIDDAGLPTNLYDPNNTIIHLNPTGRYVNHGPLHDSGLTGRKLIVDSFGGYAPIGGGAQSSKDYTKVDRSGLYAARWIAKHIVAAGLAKKATVQISYAIGVAKPTSVSVDSYGTVIEGLNDDILSTFVIENFALTPNWITRKFSLDKPSAETFLYADVASRGQVGQSDYPWEKLDSLEMFKALKK, from the coding sequence ATGTATCTTTTTACAAGTGAAGTAGTAAGCCCGGGGCATCCTGACAAATGTGCGGATATCATAGCCGACAGTATCGTCGATGCTCATATCATAGCTGATCCTAACGCTCGTGTGGCAAGTGAAGTATTTGTAGCCGGAAAAAATGTGATAATAGGCGGTGAGGTCACTTCTAAAGCAAACTTAACTGATAAAGATTATGTAAAAATAGTAAAAGATGCACTTGCAAAGATCGGTTATGACGGAAAATCTACTTTCGACAGAACTCAGACACTTCATCCCGATGACGTAAAAGTACAAGTCCTTTTAAATCAGCAGTCACCTGATATCAACCAGGGTGTTGATCAGGAAGGCGGAGAGACAGGAGCTGGCGATCAGGGGATCATGTTTGGTTTTGCTTCAAACGAGACGGCGGACTTTATGCCTTCGGCTATCACATATGCAAGAGTGTTATGTGAGAAAGTGTACCATTTCGCACTAAAACACAACCATAAACTGGGTGTAGACATTAAGACGCAGGTCACTATGGACTACGGGACAAAAGAGAACTTTGAGAACTGTGAACCTCAAAAGATCCATACTATCGTCATCAGCGCACCAAGTGTTGAGAATATGGATATTACAGAGGTAAGAGCACTTCTAAAAGGGATGATAGACGATGCAGGTCTTCCTACAAACCTTTATGATCCAAACAACACGATCATCCACCTAAACCCGACAGGCAGATACGTAAACCACGGTCCGCTTCATGACAGCGGTCTGACTGGAAGAAAACTGATCGTCGACAGCTTTGGCGGATATGCACCTATCGGCGGCGGTGCACAGTCTTCAAAAGACTATACAAAAGTAGACAGAAGCGGACTTTATGCAGCTCGCTGGATCGCTAAACACATCGTAGCAGCAGGTCTTGCAAAAAAAGCGACTGTACAGATCTCTTACGCGATCGGTGTTGCTAAACCGACATCTGTCTCTGTTGATTCATACGGGACTGTTATCGAGGGACTGAATGACGATATCTTATCGACTTTCGTTATCGAAAACTTTGCATTGACTCCTAACTGGATAACAAGAAAGTTCTCTCTTGACAAACCGAGTGCAGAGACTTTCCTTTATGCTGACGTAGCTTCACGCGGCCAAGTAGGTCAAAGTGACTACCCTTGGGAAAAACTGGACTCTCTTGAGATGTTCAAGGCGTTAAAAAAATAA
- a CDS encoding ADP-ribosylglycohydrolase family protein: protein MKDTLPIENALWGLFISDAICMPAHWYYDLDYLKKDFGSITGYNDAPHPHPESFMVANPYFPDIENAKRLGRPYDILHEHIRFYNTSYNHLHVSSLEHSGEHGNLMPKLDERYHYHHALKAGENTLGANLVRVLMRSVIKNGGYDEKSFLDDFIEYMSSPGRNRDPYLEIYIRDWFENYSKGLPPELCAQSQREKWSIGAHGGIIRPLVLSLLCKSSYEGLGVALTHQELTHRSQNVSSALGVLVPFLADLLHGDEPMRLLGVYAKQVPLIKIHGSELTKMYHDHQGPGNIPKELMWKIHTEFSDEYLDKILSSATDENMITKRFATACYPEHGVPLILYFLYKNRFDFNSSLFDNANAGGDNVHRGMILGLLSGASSKEISESLKRGLKEYTEIKDEIYAFTEFCKCNT from the coding sequence ATGAAAGACACTCTGCCAATTGAGAATGCGCTCTGGGGACTGTTTATCTCAGATGCCATCTGTATGCCTGCACACTGGTACTATGATCTGGATTATCTCAAAAAAGATTTCGGCAGCATCACAGGCTACAACGACGCACCCCACCCTCATCCCGAATCGTTTATGGTAGCAAATCCCTACTTTCCCGATATAGAAAATGCCAAAAGGCTCGGCCGTCCATATGACATCCTGCATGAACATATCCGCTTTTATAACACCTCATATAACCACTTACATGTAAGCTCTCTGGAACACTCAGGAGAACACGGCAACCTTATGCCAAAGCTTGATGAACGGTATCATTACCATCACGCTTTAAAAGCGGGAGAGAACACTCTTGGAGCCAATCTTGTCAGAGTTCTGATGCGCTCTGTCATCAAAAACGGCGGTTATGATGAAAAGAGCTTTTTGGATGATTTTATAGAGTATATGAGTTCACCCGGGAGAAACCGTGATCCCTATTTGGAGATCTATATACGTGACTGGTTTGAGAACTATTCTAAAGGACTTCCTCCTGAACTGTGTGCGCAAAGTCAAAGAGAAAAATGGTCCATAGGCGCGCATGGAGGCATCATCCGTCCGCTTGTACTTTCCCTGCTCTGTAAAAGTTCATACGAGGGGTTGGGTGTTGCCCTCACCCATCAGGAGCTGACTCACAGATCGCAGAACGTCTCCTCCGCACTTGGTGTGTTAGTCCCTTTCTTAGCGGATCTGCTTCATGGAGATGAACCGATGAGACTACTCGGTGTGTATGCTAAACAGGTACCGCTCATCAAGATACACGGCAGTGAACTGACAAAGATGTACCATGATCATCAAGGTCCGGGTAACATTCCAAAAGAGCTGATGTGGAAGATCCATACCGAGTTTTCAGATGAGTATCTGGACAAGATACTTTCTTCTGCCACTGATGAGAATATGATAACAAAACGTTTTGCCACGGCATGTTACCCGGAACACGGTGTGCCTCTGATACTTTACTTTTTATATAAGAACCGTTTTGATTTCAACTCTTCGCTTTTTGACAATGCAAACGCAGGCGGAGATAATGTACACAGAGGGATGATACTCGGTCTTCTCTCAGGTGCCTCGAGCAAAGAGATATCCGAGTCGTTAAAGAGAGGTCTTAAAGAGTATACAGAGATAAAAGATGAGATATATGCGTTTACAGAATTTTGTAAATGCAATACTTAA